A section of the Microbacterium sp. MM2322 genome encodes:
- a CDS encoding DivIVA domain-containing protein — protein MPLTPEDVVTKQFQHVRFKEGFDPDEVDDFLDEIVVEWRKTIAENEELKAKLAAFESGETPAAQESAPQTESAPQTEVVEEVPDPAEPVAEAPAVADAAAPVAASAGIIELAQRLHDEHVAEGKAQKEKLISEAQAEADTILNDARAKARDEITRLESERGTLEGRISELRQFERDYRVQLRGFIEDKLRDLDVAGTSGSTPIPAS, from the coding sequence ATGCCTTTGACTCCCGAAGACGTCGTCACCAAGCAGTTCCAGCATGTTCGCTTCAAGGAGGGTTTCGACCCCGATGAGGTCGACGACTTCCTCGACGAGATCGTCGTCGAGTGGCGCAAGACCATTGCTGAGAACGAAGAACTGAAGGCGAAGCTCGCCGCGTTCGAGTCCGGTGAGACGCCCGCTGCTCAGGAGTCCGCTCCGCAGACCGAGTCGGCCCCGCAGACCGAGGTCGTCGAAGAGGTGCCGGATCCGGCCGAGCCCGTCGCCGAGGCACCTGCTGTCGCTGACGCCGCCGCCCCTGTGGCCGCCTCTGCGGGCATCATCGAGCTCGCTCAGCGCCTGCACGACGAGCACGTTGCCGAGGGCAAGGCGCAGAAGGAGAAGCTCATCTCCGAGGCGCAGGCCGAGGCTGACACCATCCTCAACGACGCTCGGGCGAAGGCCCGTGACGAGATCACCCGCCTCGAGAGTGAGCGCGGCACCCTTGAGGGTCGCATCAGCGAGCTGCGTCAGTTCGAGCGCGACTACCGTGTTCAGCTCCGCGGCTTCATCGAGGACAAGCTGCGCGACCTCGACGTCGCCGGCACCTCGGGCTCGACGCCCATTCCTGCGTCCTGA
- a CDS encoding YggT family protein has protein sequence MSVIGLIAGILNALLLIYVLFLLARLVLEYIPMFNREWRPRGGWLVLAEVVFTVTDPPIKFFRRFIPPLRIGPIALDLAFPITMLCCFVLLSITQVLSRV, from the coding sequence GTGTCGGTCATCGGCCTCATCGCCGGGATCCTCAACGCGCTCCTGCTCATCTATGTGCTGTTCCTCCTGGCACGTCTGGTGTTGGAGTACATCCCGATGTTCAATCGGGAGTGGCGTCCGCGGGGCGGCTGGCTCGTCCTCGCGGAGGTCGTGTTCACTGTCACGGATCCGCCGATCAAGTTCTTCCGGCGCTTCATCCCTCCGCTGCGGATCGGACCCATCGCGCTGGATCTCGCCTTCCCGATCACGATGCTCTGCTGCTTCGTCCTGCTGTCGATCACGCAGGTGCTGAGCCGCGTGTGA
- a CDS encoding cell division protein SepF encodes MSNPLKKTMVYLGLADEEEVYEEPAPRREKQVENKTAPVTPIHRPAVVRQPAPATVSEIVTVHPKQYRDAQTIAENFRDGIPIIINLSQMSDADARRLIDFASGLSLGLYGRIERVTSKVFLLSPENVAVSGEGAIAQGDADSAPFTH; translated from the coding sequence ATGTCGAACCCGCTCAAGAAGACCATGGTGTACCTGGGCCTCGCCGACGAGGAAGAGGTGTACGAGGAGCCCGCTCCCCGTCGGGAGAAGCAGGTCGAGAACAAGACTGCGCCGGTGACCCCGATCCACCGCCCCGCCGTCGTCCGTCAGCCTGCTCCGGCCACGGTGAGCGAGATCGTCACCGTGCACCCCAAGCAGTACCGCGACGCGCAGACCATCGCGGAGAACTTCCGCGACGGCATCCCGATCATCATCAACCTCTCGCAGATGAGCGACGCTGACGCGCGCCGCCTCATCGACTTCGCGAGCGGTCTCTCGCTGGGTCTGTACGGACGGATCGAACGTGTGACGAGCAAGGTGTTCCTGCTCTCGCCGGAGAACGTCGCAGTGTCCGGCGAAGGCGCGATCGCCCAGGGCGACGCGGACTCCGCCCCCTTCACTCACTGA